A stretch of Cupriavidus necator DNA encodes these proteins:
- the hemW gene encoding radical SAM family heme chaperone HemW: MIPIVPVSASVPVDSKQLWLKPGQISLPGSPPLSLYVHIPWCVRKCPYCDFNSHAAPGADNHEIPEDIYLDALRADLEQSLPLVWGRPVHTVFIGGGTPSLLSAAGMDRLLSDIRALLPLDADAEITMEANPGTFEADKFASYRASGINRLSIGIQSFNDRHLQALGRIHGGAEARKAIDIAQASFDNINLDLMYALPGQTLDECRQDVEAALSYGTTHLSLYHLTLEPNTLFAKFPPALPDDDSAYEMQDWIEARTAQAGYRHYETSAYAKPHREARHNLNYWRFGDYLGIGAGAHGKLSFPHRILRQMRHKHPATYMERALAGNAVQEARDVGADELPFEFMLNALRLTDGVPASSFHDYTGLPLHTISKQLAEAEKKGLLEADLTTIRATELGRRFLNDLQEMFLKD; this comes from the coding sequence ATGATCCCGATCGTACCGGTCTCCGCGTCCGTGCCCGTGGACAGCAAGCAGCTCTGGCTCAAGCCCGGGCAGATCAGCCTGCCCGGCTCGCCGCCGCTGTCGCTGTACGTGCATATCCCGTGGTGCGTGCGCAAGTGCCCGTATTGCGATTTCAACTCGCACGCCGCACCCGGCGCCGACAACCACGAGATCCCGGAAGACATCTACCTGGACGCGCTGCGCGCGGACCTGGAGCAGTCGCTGCCGCTGGTGTGGGGCCGGCCGGTGCATACGGTCTTTATCGGCGGCGGCACGCCCAGCCTGCTGTCGGCGGCAGGCATGGACCGGCTGCTGTCGGATATCCGCGCGCTGCTGCCGCTGGATGCCGACGCCGAGATCACGATGGAGGCCAACCCCGGCACCTTCGAGGCCGACAAGTTCGCCAGCTACCGCGCCAGCGGCATCAACCGGCTGTCGATCGGCATCCAGAGCTTCAACGACCGGCACCTCCAGGCGCTCGGGCGCATCCACGGCGGTGCCGAAGCGCGCAAGGCGATCGACATCGCCCAGGCCAGCTTCGACAACATCAACCTGGACCTGATGTACGCCCTGCCCGGCCAGACGCTGGATGAATGCCGGCAGGATGTGGAAGCCGCGCTGTCGTACGGCACCACGCACCTGTCGCTGTACCACCTGACGCTGGAGCCCAACACCCTCTTCGCCAAATTCCCGCCGGCGCTGCCGGACGACGACAGCGCGTACGAGATGCAGGACTGGATCGAAGCGCGCACCGCTCAGGCCGGCTACCGGCACTACGAAACCTCTGCGTACGCAAAGCCGCATCGCGAGGCGCGCCACAACCTGAACTACTGGCGCTTCGGCGACTACCTCGGCATCGGCGCCGGCGCGCACGGCAAGCTGTCGTTCCCGCATCGGATACTGCGCCAGATGCGGCACAAGCATCCGGCCACCTACATGGAGCGGGCGCTGGCCGGCAATGCCGTGCAGGAAGCGCGCGATGTCGGCGCCGACGAGCTGCCGTTCGAGTTCATGCTCAACGCGCTGCGCCTGACCGACGGCGTGCCGGCATCGAGCTTCCACGACTACACCGGGCTGCCGCTGCATACCATCAGCAAGCAGCTGGCCGAGGCGGAAAAGAAGGGGCTGCTGGAAGCGGACCTGACCACCATCCGCGCCACCGAGCTGGGCCGGCGCTTCCTCAACGACCTGCAGGAGATGTTCCTGAAGGACTGA
- a CDS encoding glycine zipper 2TM domain-containing protein — MRIHSKKWLIVPVAAAAVLAGCAAPYDSGYNTGYNAPPPGYQTPNTSQAPAGAVYYGRVESIEPITSTQGSSGLLGTVIGGAAGGLLGHQIGGGRGQTAATIGGAVVGAVAGNQIEKRAGSNTQTAYRVNVRLDDGRIATVTQSSLGNLQVGMRARVANDMATPY; from the coding sequence ATGCGAATCCATAGCAAGAAATGGCTGATCGTTCCGGTGGCTGCAGCGGCTGTGCTGGCCGGTTGTGCCGCTCCGTATGACAGCGGCTACAACACCGGCTACAACGCCCCGCCTCCGGGGTACCAGACTCCCAACACCTCGCAGGCCCCGGCTGGCGCGGTGTACTACGGCCGCGTGGAATCGATTGAACCGATCACCAGTACGCAAGGCAGCTCGGGCCTGCTCGGCACCGTGATCGGCGGTGCGGCCGGTGGCCTGCTGGGCCACCAGATCGGCGGCGGACGCGGGCAGACCGCGGCGACCATCGGCGGTGCCGTGGTCGGCGCCGTGGCCGGCAACCAGATCGAGAAGCGCGCGGGCAGCAACACCCAGACCGCGTACCGCGTCAACGTGCGCCTGGATGATGGCCGCATCGCCACGGTGACCCAGTCGAGCCTGGGCAACCTGCAGGTGGGCATGCGCGCACGCGTGGCCAATGACATGGCAACGCCGTACTGA
- a CDS encoding betaine/proline/choline family ABC transporter ATP-binding protein (Members of the family are the ATP-binding subunit of ABC transporters for substrates such as betaine, L-proline or other amino acids, choline, carnitine, etc. The substrate specificity is best determined from the substrate-binding subunit, rather than this subunit, as it interacts with the permease subunit and not with substrate directly.) translates to MIELDQLTKSFPQKDGTETRAVDTVSLTVPRGEICVFLGPSGCGKTTTLKMINRLIEPTSGTVRIEGEDTRGLDGVTLRRKIGYVIQQIGLFPNMTIEENIMVVPRLLGWDKKQCRERARELMAMVQLDPNRLLKRYPRELSGGQQQRIGVIRALAADAPLLLMDEPFGAVDPINRESIQNEFLQMQRQLGKTVIMVSHDIDEAIKLADKVAVFRRGKLVQFDHPDALLAHPADEFVQAFVGHDNTLKRLLLVRAGDAATMPPSCRPDMPLAEALGVMDDADVRHLPVVDDAQVALGYVTRRDARSGKGQCSDVMRPFAVTAAFDEHLRIVLSRMYQHNTSWLPVMGADGAYLGEVTQESIAGYLSSGRSRGQAGVLAASASAPLRAAA, encoded by the coding sequence ATGATCGAACTCGACCAACTCACCAAGTCCTTCCCGCAGAAAGACGGCACCGAAACGCGCGCCGTCGACACCGTGTCGCTGACGGTGCCGCGCGGCGAGATCTGCGTCTTCCTCGGCCCCTCGGGCTGCGGCAAGACCACCACGCTGAAGATGATCAACCGGCTGATCGAGCCGACCTCGGGCACGGTGCGCATCGAGGGCGAGGATACGCGCGGCCTTGACGGCGTGACCCTGCGCCGCAAGATCGGCTACGTAATTCAGCAGATCGGCCTGTTCCCCAACATGACCATCGAAGAGAACATCATGGTGGTGCCGCGCCTGCTCGGCTGGGACAAGAAGCAATGCCGCGAGCGCGCGCGCGAGCTGATGGCGATGGTGCAGCTCGATCCCAACCGGCTGCTGAAGCGCTATCCGCGCGAGCTCTCCGGCGGGCAGCAGCAGCGCATCGGCGTGATCCGCGCGCTGGCGGCCGACGCGCCGCTGCTGCTGATGGACGAGCCCTTCGGCGCGGTCGACCCGATCAACCGCGAGAGCATCCAGAACGAATTCCTGCAGATGCAGCGCCAGCTCGGCAAGACCGTGATCATGGTCTCGCACGATATCGACGAAGCGATCAAGCTGGCCGACAAGGTGGCGGTGTTCCGCCGCGGCAAGCTGGTGCAGTTCGACCATCCCGACGCGCTGCTGGCGCATCCGGCCGATGAGTTCGTGCAGGCCTTCGTCGGACATGACAACACCCTCAAGCGACTGCTGCTGGTGCGCGCCGGCGACGCCGCCACCATGCCGCCGAGCTGCCGCCCCGACATGCCGCTGGCCGAAGCGCTGGGCGTGATGGACGATGCCGACGTGCGCCACCTGCCGGTGGTGGACGACGCCCAGGTCGCGCTGGGCTACGTCACGCGCCGCGATGCGCGATCCGGCAAGGGGCAGTGCAGCGACGTGATGCGCCCGTTCGCCGTCACCGCGGCCTTCGACGAGCACCTGCGCATCGTGCTGTCGCGCATGTACCAGCACAACACCAGCTGGCTGCCGGTGATGGGCGCGGACGGCGCCTACCTGGGCGAGGTCACGCAGGAATCGATCGCAGGGTACCTGAGCTCGGGACGTTCGCGCGGGCAGGCCGGGGTGCTGGCCGCCTCCGCTTCCGCGCCGCTGCGGGCGGCGGCCTGA
- a CDS encoding ABC transporter permease yields MDLFSYLQHSWPTLLKMTGEHLALVGSAVGLAILIGVPMGIVITRFRALATPLLALATIVLTLPSIALFGLMIPIFARFGHALGYVPAVTAVFLYSLLPIMRNTYTALANVDPGIQEAGRGIGMTAWQRMRLVDLPLAVPVILGGVRTAVVMNIGVATIAAIIGAGGLGVLILQAISQSNMSKLAVGAVLVSLLAIVADAFLQWLQRALTPKGIRI; encoded by the coding sequence ATGGACTTGTTCTCTTACCTGCAGCACAGCTGGCCCACGCTGCTGAAAATGACCGGCGAGCACCTGGCGCTGGTGGGCTCGGCAGTGGGGCTGGCGATCCTGATCGGGGTGCCAATGGGCATCGTGATCACGCGCTTCCGCGCGCTGGCCACGCCGCTGCTGGCGCTGGCGACGATCGTGCTGACGCTGCCGTCGATCGCGCTGTTCGGGCTGATGATCCCGATCTTCGCGCGCTTCGGCCATGCGCTCGGCTACGTGCCCGCGGTGACGGCGGTGTTCCTGTACTCGCTGCTGCCGATCATGCGCAACACCTACACCGCGCTGGCCAATGTCGACCCCGGCATCCAGGAAGCGGGGCGCGGCATCGGCATGACCGCCTGGCAACGCATGCGGCTGGTGGACCTGCCGCTGGCGGTGCCGGTGATCCTCGGCGGCGTGCGTACCGCCGTGGTGATGAATATCGGGGTTGCCACCATTGCCGCCATCATCGGCGCGGGTGGCCTTGGGGTGCTGATCCTGCAGGCGATCAGCCAGAGCAACATGAGCAAGCTGGCCGTGGGCGCGGTCCTGGTCAGCCTGCTCGCCATCGTGGCGGACGCCTTCCTGCAGTGGTTGCAGCGGGCACTGACGCCAAAGGGAATCCGCATATGA
- a CDS encoding glycine betaine ABC transporter substrate-binding protein, with amino-acid sequence MQFIRRRARRVALVVAAVTAFAAGLALATAPEARAEATPIRVGGKNFTEQLLLSSMTSKYLRAKGLTTELTAGLGSTLMRQAMESNQLDVVWDYTGTALIVFNKVQEKLGARESYERVKQMDGARGLVWLDASNINNTYALAMPKERAASGVTTLSGFAEQMRRAGSDASHPFAVDMEFAARPDGLEPLKALYKLPFSRRDVIQLDPGLVYTALKNNQVELGLVYATDGRVKGFDLVLLEDDLHFFPPYNAVPVVRKPVLDKHPELAGLLNALAAKLDNESMTDMNYKVDIGQQPVDKVAEDFLRSHGLI; translated from the coding sequence ATGCAATTCATCCGCCGCCGTGCCCGGCGCGTCGCCCTGGTGGTGGCTGCCGTCACCGCTTTTGCGGCGGGGCTGGCGCTGGCCACTGCGCCTGAAGCGCGTGCAGAGGCCACGCCGATCCGCGTGGGCGGCAAGAACTTCACCGAGCAGCTGCTGCTGTCGTCGATGACTTCGAAATACCTGCGCGCCAAGGGCCTCACCACCGAACTGACCGCCGGCCTGGGCAGCACGCTGATGCGCCAGGCGATGGAGAGCAACCAGCTCGACGTGGTGTGGGACTACACCGGCACCGCGCTGATCGTGTTCAACAAGGTCCAGGAAAAACTCGGCGCCAGGGAAAGCTACGAGCGCGTCAAGCAGATGGACGGCGCGCGCGGGCTGGTGTGGCTCGATGCCTCGAACATCAACAACACCTATGCGCTGGCGATGCCAAAGGAACGCGCGGCCAGCGGCGTGACCACGCTGTCGGGCTTTGCCGAGCAGATGCGCCGCGCCGGCTCCGACGCCAGCCACCCGTTCGCGGTCGACATGGAATTCGCTGCGCGCCCGGACGGCCTGGAGCCGCTCAAGGCGCTGTACAAGCTGCCGTTCTCGCGCCGCGACGTGATCCAGCTCGACCCGGGCCTGGTCTACACCGCACTGAAGAACAACCAGGTGGAGCTGGGCCTGGTCTATGCGACCGACGGCCGCGTCAAGGGCTTCGACCTGGTGCTGCTGGAAGACGACCTGCACTTCTTCCCGCCGTACAACGCGGTGCCGGTGGTGCGCAAGCCGGTGCTCGACAAGCATCCGGAACTGGCCGGCCTGCTCAATGCACTCGCTGCCAAGCTCGACAACGAGAGCATGACCGACATGAACTACAAGGTGGACATCGGCCAGCAGCCGGTGGACAAGGTCGCGGAGGACTTCCTGCGCAGCCACGGACTGATCTGA
- a CDS encoding ABC transporter permease produces the protein MSKQSARVFAWAGLTLAALAALVAWIGVDVIRQYQERLLYDVADHLRLVVLSMTLALATGIPAGIALSRPCMRRWADRLMQVFNVGNTVPSLAVLALALAVLGIGERPAILALWLASLLPIVRNTYEGLRNVSPTLLEAARGIGMTPVQRLVRVELPNALPVMLAGIRIALVINVGTVPLSFLIGANSLGELIFPGIYLNNQPLLLLGAAATALLALALDALFAAAGQLYLRRRGLAR, from the coding sequence ATGTCAAAGCAATCGGCACGGGTCTTCGCCTGGGCAGGACTGACGCTGGCCGCGCTGGCTGCACTGGTGGCATGGATCGGCGTCGATGTGATTCGCCAGTACCAGGAGCGCCTGCTCTACGACGTGGCCGACCACCTGCGCCTGGTGGTGCTGTCCATGACGCTGGCGCTGGCCACCGGCATCCCGGCCGGCATCGCGCTGAGCCGCCCGTGCATGCGCCGCTGGGCCGACCGCCTGATGCAGGTTTTCAACGTGGGCAATACCGTGCCGTCGCTGGCGGTGCTGGCGCTGGCCCTGGCCGTGCTCGGCATCGGCGAGCGGCCCGCCATCCTGGCGCTGTGGCTGGCCTCGCTGCTGCCGATCGTGCGCAACACCTACGAAGGCCTGCGCAATGTCTCGCCCACGCTGCTGGAAGCGGCGCGTGGCATCGGCATGACGCCGGTGCAGCGCCTGGTGCGCGTGGAATTGCCCAACGCGCTGCCGGTGATGCTGGCCGGCATCCGCATCGCCCTGGTCATCAACGTGGGCACGGTGCCGCTGTCCTTCCTGATCGGTGCCAACAGCCTGGGCGAGCTGATCTTCCCGGGCATCTACCTGAACAACCAGCCGCTGCTGCTGCTGGGCGCGGCCGCCACGGCGCTGCTGGCGCTGGCCCTGGACGCGCTCTTTGCCGCCGCCGGCCAGCTGTACCTGCGCCGGCGCGGGCTGGCGCGCTGA
- a CDS encoding pirin family protein: MDTLATTFATVPAAAAETVQRSRAVDRVVRGIATSDGAGVKLTRVLTQNLQRRLDPFLMLDAFGTDSKDDYIGGFPDHPHRGFETITYMLAGRMRHRDSAGNEGLLQNGGAQWMVAGAGVVHSEMPEQEDGRMEGFQLWLNLPAADKMTAPWYRDLPAAEIPTVALDNGATVRVLAGATHGVAGAITRPVTEPVYLDVHLPAGQTFAQALPAGHNAFVYVYRGEVSIGSGDDRAVIEAQRMGVLDNAGQSDGVIVRAEADARFLLIAGQPLNEPIAQYGPFVMNTQEQIYQTLADFRDGRFATTGA; the protein is encoded by the coding sequence ATGGACACCCTTGCCACCACCTTCGCCACCGTTCCCGCCGCCGCCGCCGAAACCGTGCAACGCTCGCGCGCCGTGGACCGCGTGGTGCGGGGCATTGCCACCTCGGACGGCGCCGGCGTCAAGCTGACCCGCGTGCTGACGCAGAACCTGCAGCGCCGGCTGGACCCGTTCCTGATGCTCGATGCCTTCGGCACCGACAGCAAGGACGACTACATCGGCGGCTTCCCCGATCACCCGCACCGCGGCTTCGAGACCATCACCTACATGCTGGCCGGGCGCATGCGCCATCGCGACAGCGCCGGCAACGAGGGGCTGCTGCAGAACGGCGGCGCGCAGTGGATGGTGGCAGGCGCAGGCGTGGTCCACTCGGAAATGCCCGAGCAGGAAGACGGCCGCATGGAAGGCTTCCAGCTATGGCTGAACCTGCCGGCCGCGGACAAGATGACCGCGCCGTGGTACCGCGACCTGCCCGCCGCCGAGATCCCGACGGTGGCGCTGGACAACGGCGCCACGGTGCGCGTGCTGGCGGGCGCCACGCACGGCGTGGCCGGCGCGATCACGCGCCCGGTGACCGAGCCGGTCTACCTGGACGTGCACCTGCCGGCCGGCCAGACCTTTGCGCAGGCGCTGCCGGCCGGGCACAACGCGTTCGTCTACGTGTACCGGGGCGAGGTTTCGATCGGCAGCGGCGACGACCGCGCCGTGATCGAGGCCCAGCGCATGGGCGTGCTGGACAACGCCGGCCAGTCTGACGGCGTCATCGTCAGGGCCGAGGCCGACGCGCGCTTCCTGCTGATCGCGGGCCAGCCGCTGAACGAGCCGATCGCGCAGTACGGGCCGTTCGTGATGAACACGCAGGAGCAGATCTACCAGACTCTGGCGGATTTCCGCGACGGGCGCTTCGCCACCACCGGCGCCTGA
- a CDS encoding ABC transporter ATP-binding protein, with the protein MTSQLPPRLALAHISKRYPGVVANDDVSLSVAPGEIHAVLGENGAGKSTLMKIIFGAVRPDAGEMHFNGAPVTINSPHDARNLGIAMVFQHFSLFDTLTVTENIALGLPAGQQGNIKQLAERIRATAERYGLPLEPNRHVHTLSVGERQRVEIVRALLANPQLLILDEPTSVLTPQAVETLFVTLRQLAAEGTSILYISHKLDEIRALCHQATVMRMGKVTGVCDPRQETAASLSRLMIGGEPPRETRVAAERGPVRLSVQGLSLPRAHAFATELSRISLDVHAGEIVGIAGVSGNGQQELLAALSGEDTRADNMSVQLGGKPVGRLDARQRRRAGLAFVPEERLGRGAVPGMSLATNILLSHQTPPYVRQGMISPGAATGLASAVISRFRVKASGPHALARSLSGGNLQKFIVGREIESGPKVLIVAQPTWGVDVGAAAQIHNEILALKATGCAILVVSEELDELFAICDRLHVIAKGRLSPSVPAETATREQIGLWMSGLWQGGPAQAQSGAEVASHG; encoded by the coding sequence GTGACATCACAACTCCCTCCCAGGCTGGCGCTGGCCCATATCAGCAAGCGCTACCCGGGCGTCGTCGCCAATGACGACGTCAGCCTCAGCGTCGCCCCCGGCGAGATCCATGCCGTGCTGGGTGAAAACGGCGCAGGCAAATCCACCCTGATGAAGATTATCTTTGGCGCGGTCCGTCCGGATGCCGGCGAGATGCACTTCAACGGGGCGCCGGTCACCATCAACAGTCCGCACGACGCCCGCAACCTGGGCATCGCCATGGTGTTCCAGCATTTCTCGCTGTTCGACACGCTGACCGTGACCGAGAACATCGCACTCGGCCTGCCCGCCGGACAGCAAGGCAACATAAAGCAGCTGGCCGAGCGCATCCGCGCCACCGCCGAGCGCTACGGGCTGCCGCTGGAGCCGAACCGCCATGTGCATACGCTGTCGGTCGGCGAGCGCCAGCGCGTGGAGATCGTGCGCGCGCTGCTGGCCAATCCGCAGTTGCTGATCCTGGACGAGCCCACCTCGGTGCTGACCCCGCAGGCAGTGGAAACGCTCTTCGTCACGCTGCGCCAGCTGGCCGCCGAAGGCACCAGCATCCTCTACATCAGCCACAAGCTCGACGAGATCCGCGCACTGTGCCATCAGGCCACCGTGATGCGCATGGGCAAGGTCACCGGCGTGTGCGATCCGCGCCAGGAAACCGCGGCCTCGCTGTCGCGGCTGATGATCGGCGGCGAGCCCCCGCGCGAGACGCGCGTGGCTGCCGAGCGCGGCCCGGTGCGGCTCAGCGTGCAGGGCCTGTCGCTGCCGCGCGCGCATGCCTTCGCGACCGAGCTGAGCAGGATCTCGCTGGATGTCCACGCCGGCGAGATCGTCGGCATTGCCGGCGTGTCCGGCAACGGGCAGCAGGAGCTGCTGGCCGCGCTGTCCGGTGAAGACACACGCGCAGACAACATGTCGGTGCAGCTCGGCGGCAAGCCAGTCGGCCGGCTCGATGCGCGCCAGCGCCGGCGCGCGGGCCTGGCCTTCGTGCCGGAAGAGCGCCTGGGCCGCGGCGCGGTGCCGGGCATGAGCCTGGCGACCAATATCCTGCTGTCGCACCAGACGCCACCCTATGTGAGGCAAGGCATGATTTCGCCCGGCGCGGCCACCGGGCTGGCTTCGGCCGTGATCAGCCGCTTCCGCGTCAAGGCCAGCGGGCCGCACGCGCTGGCGCGCAGCCTGTCGGGCGGCAACCTGCAGAAATTCATTGTCGGCCGCGAGATCGAAAGCGGCCCTAAGGTACTGATCGTGGCGCAACCGACCTGGGGTGTGGACGTTGGCGCCGCGGCGCAGATCCACAACGAGATCCTGGCGCTGAAGGCCACCGGCTGCGCCATCCTGGTGGTGTCGGAAGAGCTCGACGAGCTGTTCGCGATCTGCGACCGGCTGCACGTGATCGCCAAGGGCCGCTTGTCGCCTTCGGTGCCGGCCGAGACCGCGACGCGCGAGCAGATCGGCCTGTGGATGAGCGGACTGTGGCAAGGCGGGCCCGCCCAGGCGCAATCCGGCGCGGAGGTGGCAAGCCATGGCTGA
- a CDS encoding ABC transporter permease yields MADVRQLLPRSPLSLAPRGLPSRTMAYASPVVALALTLLFGALLFLVLGKDPVAALKVFLADPLRDQRAIGEVLLKTVPLVLCALGLSVCYRANVWNIGADGQLIAGGICAGATVLYFDVPGQAMNGTVVLVLASLAGMVGGMLWASLTAVLKDRFNANEILVSLMLTYIAQQLLLWVVNGPLKDPNGMNFPQSKVFSSEYLLPNLMSGSRLHAGFAVMLVLVAVMTVFVFRSFAGYRLQVGGTAPAAARYAGFSARSALWSALLISGATAGLAGAFEVTGPIGQLLPSISPGYGFTAIIVAFIGRLHPVGTVFGGIMMSLFYIGGEMAQSRLGLPSAIGWVFQGMLLFFLLACDTLIENRLRWRATTA; encoded by the coding sequence ATGGCTGATGTGCGACAACTGCTGCCCCGCTCCCCCCTCTCGCTGGCGCCGCGTGGCCTGCCCTCGCGCACCATGGCCTATGCCTCGCCGGTGGTCGCACTGGCGCTGACGCTCCTGTTCGGCGCGCTGCTGTTCCTGGTGCTCGGCAAGGACCCCGTGGCCGCGCTCAAGGTCTTCCTGGCCGATCCGCTGCGCGACCAGCGCGCCATCGGCGAGGTGCTGCTCAAGACCGTGCCGCTGGTGCTGTGCGCACTCGGCCTGTCGGTGTGCTACCGCGCCAACGTGTGGAATATCGGCGCCGACGGGCAGCTGATTGCCGGCGGCATCTGCGCCGGCGCCACCGTGCTTTACTTCGATGTGCCGGGCCAGGCCATGAACGGCACCGTGGTGCTGGTGCTGGCCTCACTCGCCGGCATGGTCGGCGGCATGCTGTGGGCCTCGCTCACGGCGGTGCTCAAGGACAGGTTCAACGCCAACGAGATCCTGGTCTCGCTGATGCTCACCTATATCGCGCAGCAGCTGCTGCTGTGGGTGGTCAACGGGCCGCTGAAGGATCCCAACGGCATGAACTTCCCGCAGTCGAAGGTGTTCTCGTCCGAGTACCTGCTGCCCAACCTGATGTCGGGCTCGCGCCTGCATGCCGGCTTTGCCGTGATGCTGGTGCTGGTGGCGGTGATGACCGTGTTCGTGTTCCGCAGCTTTGCCGGCTACCGCCTGCAGGTGGGCGGCACCGCGCCGGCGGCGGCGCGCTACGCGGGTTTCTCGGCGCGCAGCGCGCTGTGGAGCGCACTGCTGATCTCGGGCGCCACCGCGGGCCTGGCGGGCGCGTTCGAAGTGACCGGCCCGATCGGCCAGCTGCTGCCGTCGATCTCGCCGGGCTACGGCTTCACCGCCATCATCGTCGCCTTTATCGGCCGGCTGCATCCGGTCGGCACGGTCTTCGGCGGCATCATGATGTCGCTGTTCTATATCGGCGGCGAGATGGCGCAATCGCGCCTGGGCCTGCCGTCGGCCATTGGCTGGGTGTTCCAGGGCATGCTGCTGTTCTTCCTGCTGGCCTGCGACACGCTGATCGAAAACCGCCTGCGCTGGCGCGCCACCACGGCCTGA
- a CDS encoding ABC transporter permease: protein MEQLAPLIATAINAGTPLLLAALGLLINERSGVLNLGAEGMMLVAAVAGFMVGYQTQSPLLGFAAGALAGMLMATLFSWLALVLATNQVATGLALSIFGTGLSAFMGQRFVGFAMPAQAKAVPGLADLPFFGPAFFQHHWMVYFSLLLCFAIMWFLFRTRAGLTLRAIGEAPESAHALGYPVRTIRFGALLFGGACCGLAGAYLSLVYTPMWVENLVAGRGWIALALTTFATWRPGRVLVGAWLFGGVTILQFYLQGIGVSVPSQFLSMLPYAATIVVLALISRNPAWIRLNMPASLGKPFRPGNA from the coding sequence ATGGAACAACTCGCTCCCCTTATCGCCACCGCCATCAACGCCGGCACGCCGCTGCTGCTGGCCGCGCTGGGCCTGCTGATCAACGAGCGCTCGGGCGTGCTCAACCTCGGCGCCGAAGGCATGATGCTGGTCGCCGCGGTGGCCGGCTTCATGGTCGGCTACCAGACCCAGTCGCCGCTGCTCGGCTTTGCCGCCGGCGCGCTCGCCGGCATGCTGATGGCCACGCTGTTCTCGTGGCTGGCGCTGGTGCTGGCCACCAACCAGGTCGCCACCGGCCTGGCGCTGTCGATCTTCGGCACCGGCCTGTCGGCCTTCATGGGCCAGCGCTTTGTCGGCTTCGCCATGCCGGCGCAGGCCAAGGCCGTGCCCGGCCTGGCCGACCTGCCCTTCTTCGGGCCGGCCTTCTTCCAGCATCACTGGATGGTGTATTTCAGCCTGCTGCTGTGCTTTGCCATCATGTGGTTCCTGTTCCGCACGCGCGCGGGGCTGACCTTGCGCGCGATCGGCGAAGCGCCGGAATCGGCGCACGCGCTGGGCTACCCGGTGCGCACCATCCGCTTTGGCGCGCTGCTGTTCGGCGGCGCCTGCTGCGGGCTTGCCGGCGCCTACCTGTCGCTGGTGTACACGCCGATGTGGGTCGAGAACCTGGTCGCCGGTCGCGGCTGGATCGCGCTGGCGCTGACCACCTTCGCCACCTGGCGCCCGGGCCGCGTGCTGGTGGGCGCGTGGCTGTTCGGCGGCGTGACCATCCTGCAGTTCTACCTGCAAGGGATCGGCGTGTCGGTGCCGTCGCAGTTCCTGTCGATGCTGCCGTACGCGGCCACCATCGTGGTGCTGGCGCTGATCTCGCGCAACCCGGCCTGGATCCGGCTGAACATGCCGGCCTCGCTGGGCAAGCCCTTCCGGCCCGGCAATGCCTGA